A single Curtobacterium sp. MCJR17_020 DNA region contains:
- a CDS encoding DUF4032 domain-containing protein, protein MPDSMSITAATVDPGLLDLPWDLPLADWPDDTIVALPKGISRHLVRFVHLSGYVAAVKETGEEIARSEYEMLRTLQRMDVPCVDPVAVITGRVDADGEQLHPVLVTRHLRFSLPYRALYSQTLRPETATRLVDALALLLVRLHVIGFYWGDVSLSNTLFRRDAGSFAAYLVDAETGKLYPGGLSNGQRENDLEVARVNIAGELLDLEAGGRLDENADPVDVSNRIVAQYRTLWTELTGTEQFDIKERWRINDRVERLNELGFDIEELSIHTTEGGSQVRIQPKVVDAGHHQRRLLRLTGLDAGENQARRLLNDLDSYRARNGRDELDEEMVAHEWVSRVFEPVVRSIPRDLRGRLEPAEVFHELLEHRWFMSQQEERSVSLPEATTAYINDVLRHRRDERLLINPPTSSMTLPIPVVDDAEPADDDADVQDWRTTV, encoded by the coding sequence GTGCCCGACTCGATGTCCATCACCGCAGCCACCGTCGACCCCGGCCTGCTCGACCTGCCGTGGGACCTGCCGCTGGCGGACTGGCCGGACGACACCATCGTGGCCCTGCCGAAGGGCATCTCGCGGCACCTCGTGCGCTTCGTGCACCTGAGTGGGTACGTCGCCGCCGTGAAGGAGACCGGCGAGGAGATCGCGCGCTCCGAGTACGAGATGCTCCGCACGCTGCAGCGCATGGACGTGCCGTGCGTCGACCCCGTCGCCGTCATCACCGGTCGGGTCGACGCGGACGGCGAGCAGCTGCACCCCGTGCTCGTGACGCGGCACCTGCGCTTCTCGCTGCCGTACCGCGCGCTGTACTCGCAGACCCTGCGCCCGGAGACCGCGACCCGTCTCGTCGACGCCCTCGCGCTGCTGCTCGTCCGGCTGCACGTCATCGGCTTCTACTGGGGCGACGTGTCGCTCTCGAACACGCTGTTCCGTCGCGACGCGGGCTCGTTCGCCGCGTACCTGGTCGACGCCGAGACCGGCAAGCTCTACCCCGGCGGCCTGTCGAACGGGCAGCGTGAGAACGACCTCGAGGTCGCGCGCGTGAACATCGCCGGCGAGCTCCTCGACCTCGAGGCGGGTGGCCGGCTGGACGAGAACGCCGACCCCGTCGACGTCTCCAACCGGATCGTGGCGCAGTACCGGACGCTCTGGACCGAGCTCACGGGCACCGAGCAGTTCGACATCAAGGAGCGCTGGCGCATCAACGACCGCGTCGAGCGGCTCAACGAACTCGGCTTCGACATCGAGGAGCTCTCGATCCACACGACCGAGGGCGGTTCGCAGGTGCGGATCCAGCCGAAGGTCGTCGACGCCGGGCACCACCAGCGACGCCTGCTGCGGTTGACCGGCCTGGACGCCGGCGAGAACCAGGCCCGACGTCTGCTCAACGACCTCGACTCGTACCGGGCGCGCAACGGCCGCGACGAACTCGACGAGGAGATGGTGGCGCACGAGTGGGTCTCGCGGGTCTTCGAACCCGTGGTCCGCTCGATCCCCCGCGACCTGCGCGGTCGCCTCGAACCCGCAGAGGTCTTCCACGAGCTGCTCGAGCACCGCTGGTTCATGTCGCAGCAGGAAGAGCGTTCGGTCTCGCTGCCCGAGGCCACGACGGCGTACATCAACGACGTGCTGCGCCACCGCCGCGACGAGCGCCTGCTCATCAACCCGCCGACGTCGTCGATGACGCTGCCGATCCCCGTGGTCGACGACGCCGAGCCCGCAGACGACGACGCCGACGTCCAGGACTGGCGCACCACCGTCTGA
- a CDS encoding neutral zinc metallopeptidase, protein MTFNDDSQLTGGRVKRRGRTAAVGGGAVGVTAIVVFLIAQFTGFDLSGFVGGGSGTTQIQQQDQPVDAAPECRTGRDANLKVECRMEGAAESLDGYWTAEARKLGISYTAPDFFLFDGSTDTSCGQASAATGPFYCPPDRAIYLDTAFYDDLQSKYGSSGGPLAQMYVVAHEWGHHIQQLQGAFASTDRSGTGASSGSVRVELQADCYAGAWVGDAANTEDANGETFFEPISRSEIADALSAASAVGDDSIQERSSGRVDPDSFTHGSSEQRQRWFVRGYQQGATSCDTFSVPGSSL, encoded by the coding sequence ATGACGTTCAACGACGATTCGCAGCTCACGGGCGGCAGGGTGAAGCGCCGGGGTCGGACGGCCGCGGTCGGCGGCGGTGCCGTCGGCGTCACGGCGATCGTCGTCTTCCTGATCGCGCAGTTCACGGGCTTCGACCTCAGCGGGTTCGTCGGCGGCGGCAGTGGCACGACGCAGATCCAGCAGCAGGACCAGCCGGTCGACGCCGCGCCGGAGTGCCGCACCGGGCGAGACGCCAACCTCAAGGTCGAGTGCCGGATGGAGGGCGCCGCGGAGTCGCTCGACGGCTACTGGACGGCCGAGGCCCGGAAACTCGGCATCTCGTACACGGCGCCGGACTTCTTCCTCTTCGACGGCTCGACCGACACGTCGTGCGGTCAGGCGTCGGCCGCCACCGGGCCCTTCTACTGCCCGCCGGACCGCGCGATCTACCTCGACACCGCGTTCTACGACGACCTGCAGTCGAAGTACGGGTCGTCGGGCGGGCCGCTCGCGCAGATGTACGTCGTCGCGCACGAGTGGGGCCACCACATCCAGCAGCTGCAGGGTGCCTTCGCGAGCACGGACCGTTCGGGCACCGGGGCATCGTCCGGCAGTGTCCGCGTCGAGCTGCAGGCCGACTGCTACGCCGGCGCCTGGGTCGGCGACGCGGCGAACACCGAGGACGCGAACGGTGAGACCTTCTTCGAGCCGATCAGCCGGTCCGAGATCGCCGATGCCCTGTCCGCCGCGAGCGCCGTGGGCGACGACAGCATCCAGGAGCGCTCGAGCGGCCGGGTCGACCCGGACTCGTTCACGCACGGCTCGAGCGAGCAGCGCCAGAGGTGGTTCGTCCGCGGCTACCAGCAGGGCGCGACGAGCTGCGACACGTTCAGCGTCCCCGGGTCGTCGCTGTAG
- the rlmB gene encoding 23S rRNA (guanosine(2251)-2'-O)-methyltransferase RlmB — protein sequence MKNVSGSKKGRPGAVRTGRKGNKQVGSGGQGAQALEGRKPTPKAEDRPYHPAGKRKAAKDRFEAAKGRHGSSSTPQGRTGRPPARKTDDSELVTGRNSVLEALRTKTPSTTLYIASRIEVDDRVKEILTLANHRSVPIIELMRPELDRITGHDSVHQGVALKVPAYEYAVSEDIVEQAFSRDQVPLLVALDGITDPRNLGAIIRSTAAFGGHGVIVPQRRSVGVTASAWKTSAGAAARTPVAMAPNLTQTLKSLKSMGLFVLGLDGDGDVELDGLALADRPIVIVVGSEGKGLSRLVTETCDAIVSIPISSATESLNAGIAASVTLWEVARRRRAE from the coding sequence ATGAAGAACGTCTCGGGAAGCAAGAAGGGTCGGCCCGGCGCCGTCCGCACCGGTCGCAAGGGCAACAAGCAGGTCGGCTCCGGTGGTCAGGGTGCCCAGGCGCTCGAGGGTCGCAAGCCGACCCCGAAAGCCGAGGACCGGCCGTACCACCCCGCCGGCAAGCGCAAGGCGGCGAAGGACCGCTTCGAGGCAGCCAAGGGCCGTCACGGTTCCTCGAGCACCCCGCAGGGCCGCACCGGTCGCCCGCCGGCCCGGAAGACCGATGACTCCGAGCTCGTGACCGGACGCAACTCCGTGCTCGAGGCGCTGCGCACGAAGACCCCGTCGACGACGCTCTACATCGCGTCACGCATCGAGGTCGACGACCGCGTCAAGGAGATCCTGACGCTCGCGAACCACCGCAGCGTGCCGATCATCGAGCTCATGCGCCCCGAGCTCGACCGCATCACGGGCCACGACAGCGTGCACCAGGGCGTCGCGCTCAAGGTTCCGGCGTACGAGTACGCCGTGTCCGAGGACATCGTCGAGCAGGCCTTCTCGCGCGACCAGGTCCCGCTGCTCGTCGCGCTCGACGGCATCACCGACCCGCGCAACCTCGGTGCGATCATCCGCTCGACGGCCGCGTTCGGCGGACACGGCGTCATCGTGCCGCAGCGTCGTTCGGTCGGCGTCACCGCGTCGGCGTGGAAGACCTCGGCCGGCGCCGCGGCCCGCACGCCCGTCGCGATGGCCCCGAACCTCACCCAGACGCTGAAGTCCCTCAAGTCGATGGGCCTGTTCGTCCTCGGTCTGGACGGCGACGGCGACGTGGAGCTCGACGGCCTCGCGCTCGCCGACCGCCCGATCGTGATCGTCGTCGGTTCCGAGGGCAAGGGCCTGTCGCGCCTGGTCACCGAGACCTGCGACGCGATCGTGTCGATCCCGATCTCGAGTGCGACCGAGTCCCTCAACGCCGGCATCGCCGCGAGCGTCACCCTGTGGGAGGTCGCCCGGCGCCGTCGCGCCGAGTAG
- the ugpC gene encoding sn-glycerol-3-phosphate ABC transporter ATP-binding protein UgpC, with protein sequence MASVTYDKATRLYPGGNRPAVDSLDLDVADGEFLVLVGPSGCGKSTSLRMLAGLEEVNSGQIRIGDRDVTDVPPKDRDIAMVFQNYALYPHMTVAENMGFALKIAGVGKEERATRVQEAAKLLDLEDYLGRKPKALSGGQRQRVAMGRAIVRQPQVFLMDEPLSNLDAKLRVQTRTQIASLQRRLGVTTVYVTHDQTEALTMGDRIAVLKDGILQQVGTPRDLYEKPNNVFVAGFIGSPAMNLLPADVVEGGIKFGTLNHAIDRDTLSNARSAQITVGIRPEDVVVAQSGEGLPVTVDVVEELGADGYLYGHADVKGTRVDIVARVDGRSHPSIGDTIVVTPKSGHVHAFDTESGERLDDKAVVSA encoded by the coding sequence ATGGCGTCCGTCACCTATGACAAGGCAACCCGTCTCTACCCCGGAGGCAACCGTCCCGCGGTCGACTCCCTCGACCTGGACGTCGCCGACGGCGAGTTCCTCGTCCTCGTCGGCCCCTCGGGTTGTGGCAAGTCCACCTCGCTCCGCATGCTGGCCGGCCTCGAAGAGGTCAACTCCGGTCAGATCCGCATCGGCGACCGCGACGTCACGGACGTCCCGCCGAAGGACCGCGACATCGCGATGGTGTTCCAGAACTACGCGCTGTACCCGCACATGACCGTCGCCGAGAACATGGGCTTCGCGCTCAAGATCGCCGGTGTCGGCAAGGAAGAGCGCGCCACCCGCGTGCAGGAGGCCGCCAAGCTCCTCGACCTCGAGGACTACCTCGGCCGCAAGCCGAAGGCGCTCTCCGGTGGTCAGCGTCAGCGCGTCGCGATGGGCCGTGCGATCGTCCGTCAGCCGCAGGTGTTCCTCATGGACGAGCCGCTGTCGAACCTCGACGCCAAGCTCCGCGTCCAGACCCGTACGCAGATCGCGTCGCTCCAGCGTCGTCTCGGCGTCACCACGGTCTACGTCACGCACGACCAGACCGAGGCACTGACCATGGGTGACCGCATCGCGGTGCTCAAGGACGGCATCCTGCAGCAGGTCGGCACGCCGCGCGACCTGTACGAGAAGCCGAACAACGTCTTCGTCGCGGGCTTCATCGGCTCGCCGGCGATGAACCTGCTGCCGGCCGACGTCGTCGAGGGCGGCATCAAGTTCGGCACGCTCAACCACGCGATCGACCGCGACACGCTCTCCAACGCGCGTTCCGCCCAGATCACGGTGGGCATCCGCCCCGAGGACGTCGTCGTGGCGCAGTCGGGCGAGGGCTTGCCGGTCACGGTCGACGTGGTCGAGGAACTCGGCGCCGACGGCTACCTCTACGGTCACGCCGACGTCAAGGGCACGCGCGTCGACATCGTCGCCCGCGTGGACGGCCGTTCGCACCCGTCGATCGGTGACACCATCGTGGTGACGCCGAAGTCGGGCCACGTGCACGCCTTCGACACCGAGTCGGGCGAGCGCCTGGACGACAAGGCCGTCGTCAGCGCGTAA
- a CDS encoding thioredoxin domain-containing protein has protein sequence MTNRPEGDARAARNERREAARQRAQRHRTQQKRRQRGTRLGLQIGLGVVLLAAAAVVTLVLVDSVKPAGPGPSTMSQGGITLGEGLKPVTASSSASPSASATAGAGTVRITLYVDYLCPTCGEFEQANGDYIESLVDSGAATVDIHPLAVLSNRSQGTKYSLRAANAAACVAEHSPDQFYAVNKALYAEQPEEGTPGLTDAQLTKVVTGVSGLQDRRAVRSCIADQDYSKWVDEQTTAVSGGDIPGSSLSEFPGTPLVLVNGQQYELTSPITNDDFRTFVVTAAGATEATPTPTPTPSATPSRTRSATPTPTPTKG, from the coding sequence ATGACCAACCGCCCCGAGGGTGACGCCCGCGCCGCGCGGAACGAGCGCCGCGAAGCCGCCCGACAGCGAGCGCAGCGCCACAGGACACAGCAGAAGCGCCGCCAGCGCGGAACCCGGCTCGGACTCCAGATCGGACTCGGTGTCGTCCTGCTCGCAGCGGCCGCCGTCGTCACGCTCGTCCTGGTCGACTCCGTGAAGCCAGCAGGCCCCGGGCCCTCGACCATGTCGCAGGGCGGCATCACCCTCGGCGAGGGGCTCAAGCCCGTGACCGCGTCGAGCAGTGCGTCGCCGAGCGCCTCGGCGACCGCTGGTGCGGGCACGGTGCGCATCACGCTGTACGTCGACTACCTCTGCCCGACGTGCGGCGAGTTCGAGCAGGCCAACGGCGACTACATCGAGAGCCTCGTCGACTCCGGCGCGGCCACCGTCGACATCCACCCGCTCGCGGTCCTGTCGAACCGGTCGCAGGGCACCAAGTACTCGCTGCGCGCCGCGAACGCCGCGGCCTGCGTCGCCGAGCACTCGCCGGACCAGTTCTACGCGGTCAACAAGGCGCTCTACGCCGAGCAGCCGGAAGAGGGCACCCCCGGGCTCACCGACGCGCAGCTCACCAAGGTCGTCACCGGGGTCTCGGGTCTGCAGGACCGCCGGGCCGTCAGGAGCTGCATCGCCGACCAGGACTACAGCAAGTGGGTCGACGAGCAGACGACCGCGGTGTCCGGCGGGGACATCCCCGGATCCTCGTTGAGCGAGTTCCCCGGAACGCCGCTGGTGCTCGTCAACGGGCAGCAGTACGAGCTCACGTCGCCGATCACGAACGACGACTTCCGCACCTTCGTGGTCACCGCGGCCGGTGCCACCGAGGCGACGCCCACCCCGACCCCCACACCGAGCGCGACGCCGTCGCGCACGCGGAGCGCGACACCGACGCCCACGCCGACGAAGGGCTGA